ACAGTAATGGACTCAAGTTTGATCACTAACTCTTACCCACCAAGTGCAGGTGTTTTCACTGAAGAATCAAAGCCATTCATACAACCAATTATCAACTTCCTAGTGCAAAATGGATCACCACTTCTTGCCAATGTGTACCCTTATTTTGCTTATGCCAATGATCAACAAAACATTCCTCTTGCCTATGCACTTTTCACTCAAATTGGGACCAATGACATTGGGTATGGAAATATCTTTGATGCTATGGTGGATTCTATCTATTCTGCTTTGGAGAAATTAGAAGCACCCAATTTGGCGGTGGTTGTGGCAGAGAGTGGGTGGCCATCAGAAGGCGGAGCTGGGGCTACAATGGAGAATGCAGCCACATATTATGCTAATTTGATTAGTCATGTCAAGAGCGGGGGAGGAACTCCAAAGAGGCCTGATGTAGCTATTGAGACTTACTTGTTTGCTATGTTTGATGAAAACATGAAGCCTGGTGCAGAAACTGAACGTCATTTTGGACTCTTCCATCCTGACAAATCTTCTAAATACGCACTCAACTTCTGATCATTAAGATCGAGATCATCTTTCCCTAAATAGTTGTAGTTCTTTCATCTCTTAGGGTGTTagatttatcatttttttaggTATTTGCTAGTTAGATACTAGCTATGTCTAATTGAGAATGTCTATTtctcaattttcattttcatattaaataaagcttttttttttctttcgaaAAAAATCCATATTGCTAAGTGGTGTCTCATTATTATTTGTCATAACCAATCAAATAGAGAAATCTCAATTCAAAAAATTCTGAATGTGCAATTATATTCTTACATAAGTGATTTTAAATGATATATTTCAGTTTAATTTGAGATATAAAATAGACACCAAACAAAACTAAAACTAAAGAACTTCAATCAGTGTGTTAGATGTcgttattattttttatcttagaggggatcgaacccggacCAAAAGCATAGGCGAAAtccttaaggaaatgcacatttaCCACTTGAGCTCAATTTTCTATGTGTActcaattattaaaaataaaatgttatatatgcaattaaatttatagtcaatgtaacaaaaaaaatttatagtcaatttcaaaataataacaataatagtCATGTGCTCAATTAATGAAGTCGTTGTTCGGGAGGACAAGTCCTGTGCAACACAACTAGCCGAACTAGACAAAGAGGAGGCAACCTCCAGGCAATCCTGAATCATGCATGTCCTCTTGATTTTGAAGAAGCCGCCGGCTATGTTAACGTACTCCACCCACAGGGtagaaaatttattaatttaacatGGTATGAGAGAGGGACCGCAACACCAGTAGACATTTTAGCTGATTACTTAGGATAAGACTCAGACTATTCTACGTACCTTGTTGCTTAGAATACAAAGCAAGTCCACAAAAATGAGTTGCTTGACTTCATGTCCACATCTTGATTTGTGGCTCTATATTCAAAACAGTACTGGAACTTCCTCGTGACGATAGGCTGAGTGACATAATTAATATTGGACGTTTTCTCTTGGAATACAAAGTGAATTAATCACATAGCAGCCATGTATAGTATTTCTCCATGAAGGGATTGACGTCGGGCAAAAGTCCTTGGCATCATGCAAATACTTCACCTATATATAGCTAGTAATTGGGGAGCAAAAGATATATCACTCTTAACAACAGTTGAGTTATTGAGTTAGcttatattttcatatatataatcCACATATATGGATCATACATTCTTATCATCAAGAGGCAACACAGCCATGACTGCCATATTGCTGCTTTTTGGGATATTAATTTCTACCACAGTAGAATTTAcaggtctctctctctctcttctcaatAGAGGGCAAACATATAATTCTGAAATTCAAGtcttgcttttctcttttagtTTAGTTTACCAAAGTTAGTAATAAATTTGGCTACAAAATAGACATAATTTAGAATGTTAGGCCTTTTTTCACACTCTAATTTTCAAATCTATTACTCTGTTCTCGTTGTCTCTCCTTCATGCTCACTTACTTTTGGTTCAATATGACACATACATACAGGTGCACAATCCGTGGGTGTGTGCTATGGAACACTTGGAAACAATCTCCCATCTAAGCAAGCAGTGGTGGATTTATACAAATCAAAAGGAATTGGGAAAATGCGTCTatatggagaagatgaaggagcaCTTCAAGCTCTAAGAGGTTCAAACATAGAGGTCATCCTTGGTGTCACAAATGACAAGCTTCAGTCTCTAACCAATGCTGGAGCTGCCAATGATTGGGTCAACAAGTATGTCAAAGCCTACTCTGATGTCAAGATCAAGTACATTGCTGTCGGTAACGAAATTTCCCCCGGTAAGGAACTGTCAATCATTCAAAACAATTTATAGATATGTCATAAACTATTAAACTCTCTCAAATACTTTATAAGTCTTTATGCTCCCGAcaaactcaaataagctctttcgAACGAGATTAGCATAACTTTCACCTTCCTTACCCATTTTTTCTGATTTCGTCTCCTCCGCAGGTGATGCTGCTGCCGGGTCAGTTCTCCCAGCAATGAGAAACATCCAGAATGCAATCTCTTCAGCCAATTTACAAGGCCAGATCAAGGTCTCTTTATCCATAACAGCCTCCCTGATAGCCAACACTTACCCACCAAAAGACGGTGTTTTCAGCGACCAGGCAAGATCATACATAACACCCATAGTCGCTTTTCTCAAAAGCAATGGAGCACCCCTTCTAGTCAATATCTACACATACTTCGCCCATGTGGCTGATCCACAACACAATACTCTCAACTACGTTTTGTTCacccaacaaaacaaaaacgATGCTGGGTATCAGAATCTCTTTGATGCAATATTGGATGCTCACTATGCAGCTCTTGAGAAAGCCGGGGCACCTGATGTGAAGGTTGTGGTGTCTGAGAGTGGGTGGCCATCTGCAGGTGGAACTGCAGCCACTGTACAAAATGCAGAAAGTTATTTAAAGAATTTGATCCAACATGTTAAGGGCGGAACTCCGAAGAGGCCTAATGGACCCATTGAGACTTACCTGTTTGCCATGTTTGATGAAAACCAGAAAAATGGTCCACAAACTGAGCAACACTATGGTCTCTTCAGGCCTGATAAATCACCTAAGTACAACATTTTCAATTGAATTGAAATAGTGGTTACGGATTGACCATGGTTAATAAACTGAATTGGTGTTACTTAGAATAAGGGTACCTAGTTCCCATGGTTTTAGTTATGTACCAAGGTCCAAGAATAATGTATCATGCACTTGATGCTTCTGATAAATGCTTTTGTATGGCTTTATATCAATTATTACTATAATGCAAGTTAAacatttttttacctttttcctTATGTTTGAGCATTTTGTCAAGAAGTCAAATTTAGGTACATTATTGTAAGGAATGAGTGTCTGTTTGAATTCCCGTTGAACTCAACGTAAATTCACATTGAAACTAACATATCATAATTATGTTTTTTCGATTCACATTAAACTTAACGTGACAAATTCTAGCTTTAGATTCATGTTGACTTCAACGTGGATCTGTGTTGAAATCAACATATCAAAACCATACTTCTACGATCTATGTTAAATTCAACGTGATAAATTCTAACTTCTTCGTTAATGCCTTGATATACGTGAAATTACGTTTGTGTCGGTTCTAACGTCGAACACTGAGATTAGTCCTATTGGCGCACAAGTGCAATTTGTTATTCGTGCAATGCATGATGTTCATGTTGCACTTAGCACTTCAAGTTCCTACATAACTTCAATTCTTAGATTCCTTGTGAGTAATGGGGCACCACTTCTTGCTAATGTGTACACTTACTTCAGCTACATGAGTGACACAAATGGCATTGACCTTTCTTATGCCTTGTTCATGTCACCAATTTAAATTTgatttatatgttttttacACGTTTGGTTATAGTAAATTTAAATCATGTTTGTTCAAGTAGAATTTTATATTAAACTTGTTATTGTAATAAAATATTCAATCTGAACTtgattttaataaattaaaatttatgtgaAATCAAAATTGCAAACACTGCTTAACCACACACACATTGCAATAGACATTGAGAAGCAATAGTTAACTTTGATTAGCTATGTTCATAGCTTTCATTAGATACATCCTTAGCTTTTGTTTGAACACTGCAAGACAGAAACTAGATCTTCAAGTACCAAGGCTACTAATTTGAGAGGTAAAGTTACTTAGATTCCCTTGATTTTGCAGCTTGCATTGCATTGTATTCCTCTCTCAGACTGTTATATTTCTCGCTTAAGGCCTTGAAACTTGCCCTTTGCTCCTCTGTGAcctccttctttttcttttccaagtTCTGTTTTGTCAATTCAATCTGTCTCTTGAGCTCTTGAATTTTGAAGTGTTTCTCTTCACTCTCTTTCTGCAATGCTTCCAACTCTGATGTTTTTGGTCCTAAGGAAATTTCCAATAATATGACATATTTGTCTATAGAGTCAAAACATTAATTATATAGGAGAATACATAATGTATTCTCATATAAGAGATAAAAATGTATAAATACCTAAATTTGTACTATTTGAGCTACCACCTTCCATTGCTTCCCCTGCTGCAACACATGGTAAAGACTAATGATAAGATAAACATGGTAAAGTAAGGATTTTAGATTTTGCACAACTGTTTGATGAAAGATAGTTAACAGAAACATGACACAGGACTACAAGGTGATACAGTATGAAAGATAGTTAACAAAAAATTGATGTAGTGCATGTTGGAAAAAGCTTTATGATTGATTTTAAAGTCCAAATCACGTTGATGAAATGAGAAGCTCTTATGTAAATGTTAGAATTAAttatgagaaaatgagaaattaaTTAGCCTTATCTAACTAAGAAGCAGAAGAATAAACTATATGCACCTTTGTTCTCCAAGCACTGCACTGCACTTTCACTTGAGTTAACACACACTAGCTAACTGggtcttttctttctctttggtCCTCTGCACCAAAATCTGCTTGTAACCCATGGTTTTGCAGCTATATATATAACTAAAAAGTATGAAGCATGCACCAACCTTCCCCCTTTAACTCCTCTTTGTCATCAACTGCAGACCCactttttcatttatttctaTCAAACAAAgtgtgatgatgatgaatggGCAAATGCTGGCACAAGGCTTGTTTGCAAAGCTTTGGAAATGATATATAGGAGGAGTAATGGAGGCACATGGTGACATTGCAGGCATGATGCTAACTCATTTGGACTATCTTCCTTTTGGGAAACTAAAATCCACAACATAAAGTACAGTACAAAGATTTGTTGCGCCTTAGATGTGAAACATTGTCCCATCACTATTGGATTCAGATTTTCTGAATGAAGTTCTGATGAAACCCTGATTCAAATGATGAAAAACTGATATTATACAACCAAGAAATGTACAAGAAACAGATGAGTATTCGAGAGACTCATCACTCTCCCAAGTCCCAATTTCCCAAATGATCCCAAAGATACCTAAACCCTCTTAACactcccttatttataggctaagccttaactaactaactctaTAGGCTAACCCTTAACTAACTAATGGACTCCAAGTACCCATCAAGTTCACCCTAGTGACAGCGCTGCCCAGTTCATCCACCCCGTCATGCAGAACATTCAGAGCGCAATTTCACAAGCCAACTTACAGGACCAAATCAAAGTTACAACAGTAATGGACTCGAGTTTGATCACTAACTCCTACCCACCaagcagtggcggatccaggaccccggggttagggggttcaaatttttcaaatgaacacatcgataaaaataGTGAGATTTAtacaaaagaaagagaaaaaaaaaacaaggcaTACGTTCACTTCTATTCATAATTTTTCTGATATCAGGTCCATATATAAAAACATGAAAACCATAAAGGATCATGGTTCTGATTATATCTTCTCGCCATAGACCATGCAGCTAAATATAACCTCCACATGAAACTACAACTTTTTTCCCATTCAGTAAAAGATACAATCTAGATAAAGAAACAGAGCATATGAACGGAGACATTAGCAAGTTGTGTTGAAACTAATTTTTTTCATCAGTTGCACTGGCATTGGCATAAGCATACAACTACAAAGTATCTTTAGGGATATCATGGAACTATGACAAAAAAGCCTTATTAAATACTAGACCAATGTGACAAAGTGATTAAATCCATTACACACAAGATCAATTCATATCACAACTTGATTAGTCTCAACCCTTTCAATTAATCTCATCTTTCCATTGTATCTCCACAACTTCAAGCCAAAACATCGAACATCACATTAAATGATATAAGTCAGGAATTGTAAAGGCACCTAAGTGTATTCTGCATTtagctttttcaatttttatgatGCAAATGAATAAGAACAAAAGGTAACAAGGGTTGAGAATATTGCATACAAATTCTTCTGCTTTGGACAGTTAGATATAGTCATCCTCAGTTGAttcctcttcctcatcttcagttGCTTCCTCATCTTCATTTGATTCCTCTTCTGATTccacttcttcatcatcagttgCTTCCTCAACATCGGTatcttcctctttctcatcTACAGTTGCTTCCATATCTTCAGTTGCTTCCTCAACTTCATTTGCTTCCTTAAAGTCACGAAGCATGAACAGGTAACTATTTACACATGAAACAAAGTTCTAATAATGTTATCATCCTTTAAATTAACTAAAAGTTGGGAAAAAATGAACAGCCAACTTATGCCTTACTTTAAACCCAAGACCATGACAGCACCCACACTCCTTTTGCCCATGACAGAAAGCACTTCCTTACTAGCCAAGGACAACATAAACAAAGTATTCGTGAACATTAACCATTGCCACACAAGACCATTGTTTGTTTATTTATCATACTCTCCATTACCAAAATCCCATGAAAGCTAAAAACAGTAGCAAAAATCAGAAAAGCTCCAACTAAGAAACACTGGCAAACAGTGAAACCAGCTCCATCCCCCAACCAGCACAAAAACTCATATCATATCACAACACACCCACAAAACAGGTGAAGAATCCATCAAAATTAATggggaaaaaataaatcaaaatcaaaataggtGAAGAATCATACCCACGAACACAGGTTTGCGATCCCAGAGGTTGAAGAGATCAATGCGGTGAGAAACGATTGGATCTTCAGATCTGGGTTCACCCAATTTGCTCAAACGAACCTCCAACGTTTTCGAACCAGCCTCGTAATCAACCACGCGTTGAGCTTTTCCCCATTGTTGACAACCAGCTTCAACACGGAAGCATTCGCAACCGCGACGGAGGCGAGGCTACCAACATCGATCCCAGTCTTGCCGTCTTGGCCTTGGGTATGGGAGAAGGAGAACTGGAGAAGCCGAGATAGAGAGGTAGAGGCGCGGCGCAGAGTGCGTGGTGGACTGGAGGACGGTGGTGGTAGCCGGTGGTGCAATGGTGCGTGTGTGTGTGCGCGCTTGACCTAGGGTAGTGAGAGAAAGAGGTTGAGGACTGGGGCTGAGTAGTGAGTGGGTCTTGGgtgcaaattaaaatttttagggggttcaaaaaaatattatacacGGGGGTAAGtgggaattttatttttttcagggggttcaactgaaccccctgagtccaacgtgggtccgcccctgccaCCAAGTGCAGGCGCTTTCACCGAAGAATCAAAGTCATTCATACAGCCAATTGTCAACTTCCTAGTGCAAAATGGATCACCACTTCTTGCCAATGTGTACCCTTATTTTGTGTATGCCAATGATCAACAAAACATTCCTCTTGCCTATGCATTTTTCACCCAAACTGAGCGTCATTTTGGTCTCTTCCATCCTGACAAATCATCTAAATATGCACTTAGCTTCTGATCACTAAGATCGAGATCATCTCTCCCTAAATAGTTGTAGTTCTTTCATCTCTTGGGgtgttcaatttgttttttttttttgtatttgctAGTTAGATACTAGCTATGTCTAATTGAGAATGTCTATTTCTCAATTCTTATTTCCATATCAAATAAAGCTTTTTTTCTTTCGAAAAAAATCCATATTCCTAAGTGGTGTCTCATTATTTGTTATAACTAATCAAATAGAGAAATCTCAATTCAACAAATTCTATTATTTGTTATAACCTTAGAATATGGTTTGTTGTATGTTTTTCCTTTGGAGTGCAGGGGTGTTTTTTTTGCTGTCATTGAATTGGTTATGCTGCTGTTTTTCTGTGTGTTGTATTCTAGTGCTGGGGCATAATCATATGTTGTGGGTTTGTATTGGTTTGAGGGTGTGTGGGTTTTTGGCACTCTTGAGTCTTGAGTCTTGACAGAGTGTCTGGTCTGAGGGGTTGGGTGTTTTTTTGATGCGTGTAGGTTCAATTGGGAGGACAATGTTCCCAAGCTAATATCTTCATCAATAAAGTTTAGTTTTGAAGAAGCCACAGCTATAAACATGATATGAAAGTTAAATATGATATGACTTATATGAGAGACCGCGTACTCCACAGGGTTGAAAATTAAACATGATATGACTGATATGAGAGACCGCAAACATCAGTAGACATTGTTAGCTGATTACATACGGCATAAGACTCAGACTATTCGACCTTGTTGCTTAGAATACAAAGCAAGTCCATACACCTTAATTTAAGGTAAGCAAACAAAATGAGTGACTTCAAGTCCACACCTTAATTGTGGCTCTATTCAAAACACTAGAACTTTCTCGTCATGTTAGGCTGAGTGACACAATATTGGACGTCTTTCTGGGGTAATTAAATTGAATGTTGGAAGAATTCAAAGTTAATTAATCACATAGCTAGCTGCCATATAGCTAGTATTTCTCCATGGAGTGATTGACGGGGCAAAATTCCTTGACATCATGCAAAAACTTCACCTATATATAGCTAGTAATTGGGGAGCAAAAGATATATCAGTGTTAATCAGAGTTGAGTTATAGATTTAGtttatattttcatataatCCACATGGATCATACATTCTTATCATCAAGAGGCAACACAGCCATGACTACTATATTGCTGCTTTTTGGGATATTAATTTCTACCACAGTAGAATTTACAGGTCTGTCTCTCTGTCTCAATAAAGGGCAAACATAGAATTCCTAAATTCACATTGTCAGAAATCTGAACTGTTTGATTAAGATTAAACGGTTCAATATAAAATGAGCTGATTGATCATGATCAGACAATGTAATTTTTTTGACTACGTGAATGTAGGATTGTCCTGCGAGCCCAAGTCCTGCTCTCCTTCATGCTCACTTACTTTTGGTTCAATATGACACATGCATGCAGGTGCACAATCCGTGGGTGTGTGCTATGGAGCAAATGGAGACAACCTCCCAAGTAGGCAAGAAGTGGTGGATTTATACAAATCCAAGGGAATTAGCAGAATGCGCATCTATGATCAAGATGAAGAAGCACTTCAAGCTCTAAGAGGTTCAAACATAGAGGTCATCCTTGGTGTCCCAAATGACAAACTCCAATCTCTAACCGATGCTGGAGCTGCCAATGATTGGGTCAACAAGTATGTCAAAGCCTACTCTGATGTCAAGATCAAGTACATTGCTGTCGGTAACGAAGTTCCCCCCGGTAAGGAGCTATCAATCATTCAAAACAATTTATAGATAGGTCATAAACTATTTACATACACTC
This portion of the Lotus japonicus ecotype B-129 chromosome 3, LjGifu_v1.2 genome encodes:
- the LOC130743075 gene encoding glucan endo-1,3-beta-glucosidase-like, whose amino-acid sequence is MSTIFLLLGILSIGLEFTVVQSVGVCYGLNGGNLPSKQEVVDLYKANNIVGMRLYLPDQEALEALRDSGIDLILGVAGETLSSLVDPTAASQWVSNFVTPYSQNVRIKYIAVGNEVHPSDSVAQFIHPVMQNIQSAISQANLQDQIKVTTVMDSSLITNSYPPSAGVFTEESKPFIQPIINFLVQNGSPLLANVYPYFAYANDQQNIPLAYALFTQIGTNDIGYGNIFDAMVDSIYSALEKLEAPNLAVVVAESGWPSEGGAGATMENAATYYANLISHVKSGGGTPKRPDVAIETYLFAMFDENMKPGAETERHFGLFHPDKSSKYALNF
- the LOC130747751 gene encoding uncharacterized protein LOC130747751; this translates as MGKRSVGAVMVLGLNYLFMLRDFKEANEVEEATEDMEATVDEKEEDTDVEEATDDEEVESEEESNEDEEATEDEEEESTEDDYI
- the LOC130747750 gene encoding glucan endo-1,3-beta-glucosidase-like, with amino-acid sequence MDHTFLSSRGNTAMTAILLLFGILISTTVEFTGAQSVGVCYGTLGNNLPSKQAVVDLYKSKGIGKMRLYGEDEGALQALRGSNIEVILGVTNDKLQSLTNAGAANDWVNKYVKAYSDVKIKYIAVGNEISPGDAAAGSVLPAMRNIQNAISSANLQGQIKVSLSITASLIANTYPPKDGVFSDQARSYITPIVAFLKSNGAPLLVNIYTYFAHVADPQHNTLNYVLFTQQNKNDAGYQNLFDAILDAHYAALEKAGAPDVKVVVSESGWPSAGGTAATVQNAESYLKNLIQHVKGGTPKRPNGPIETYLFAMFDENQKNGPQTEQHYGLFRPDKSPKYNIFN